The sequence CAATACAATCGTGTTAGCATAGAATACCATTACGCTTATATCCGGATCGTATAGGCAGAGGCACATCGTGTACACACACAATGCAACTGTATTATGGGCCTAAAATAACCTAAGACGTGATTTGAAGTTCGGGAACATTAATCCCAATCAAGGTCCAGCTGATAAACTACCACTTAAAACATCCCGCCAAACTTCTGGAGACGTATTGTGGTATGCCAAATCTCTCTTcatcgatattatattatacttcaCTTTACTGGCCATCAGATGCAACATAATCGCACGCCcgtggtaaaataaaaaaacacaggtagtcaaataaaaaaaaacaaatacattcgTTTTATCTGGTCATATTCATTAGGAAGAGAACCAAGGaatatatctatacattttataaaacaaagttctgtctgtatgttataaattgtctcaaaatctactgaaggaatgtttatgaaatttggtatggagatagtttaacaCCCTTTCTATctccggaaaatatataacggtaCTTTTACCCCGGataactccttcacgcgggcgaggcCGCGAGCACATCCTAGTTAAGAATAGAATGCATTCTAACCTGTCTCGCGGCTTGTCGTTGTTGAACCGATCGTCTCGCTCCCTCTTCATGTCGGAAGAGAAAGTGTCACGGCTGAACGAACGCCGCTCGAACCTGAAACAACACACTTTATGTATCCACTTGTAACGGTTACTTCCTCTCAATTATTTACAACATTTAACTCGAATTTGCTATCTTCACTCGACAGTAAATGTTACGCTAACTAAACTAGACTACGTTCAATATCCCGTAACTGGAGTTACGGAATATTGAACTAGCAGTAACAGTTACAGCTTATGAATCAAATTCGCCTCCTCGGAACCACGGTGCGGACGCCATATTGTACACTCTAACTAGTAATAGTAGAGATTGAACATTGGAGCTTGTTGCGCTCATGCGGCGACCAATTGCCTCGCTCGACAGACTAAGAAATCGGTATGGTGATAGCACCCTATAACATCTTtatgcaaacattttttaaacaatttaaagttacaggaaactttatttatacatttctcAAAGCGGTtatatcgcacctttagaacTAAAATGTCCTAAtccaaaatttatataatttctgaTTTTGGTAAAAAAACGACCTTCCAAAGTATGCTCTATAACCATATGacgagaaaaagacaaaattatagaatggAAACAGATTCTCACTTTCGCGGCGAATCGCCGAATTCACTGCCTGCTATATTGTTCtcaaatctttttaatttgtttcccacaaatcgtcttttttgagttaggtcaaCTTAGTTCTAAGGGCGGTTAtggatttaaaatgtaattagagTATGTCACCTGTCGCCATTAGCGCGATGGTCCCGCTCGCGCGGCGGGCGGTAGGGCTCGGCGCGGTGTTCGGGTCGGTGCTCGGGTCGGTGTTCGGCGCGGTGCTCGTTGCGGTAGTCGCAGTCGTCCCACGTGCCCGACACGTCGCGCACGAGGATACGGCCGGAGCCGATGCGACGACCGCCTGCAACACGTCGTACAGTGTACACTTTACTTTACTTGAAGACGCAATTCATTTTCAACTACATATATTactttcaaattcaaatcgcacgggtttctgaaaaatattttatcataaaataacctctgtggtcgatatTTCCCGTTGTTGCatatttattcagtgacttatgttttttgtgatttatttctgggcagGGAGTATACGTGCACTTTCTTTCACCCCCCTCTCGACGCCCACATTAATGTCAAATCACCACCACCTATCTAAAATCGACCATAATGCCAAAATTATGGGTGAGATGCTGGCTGTTGGTACTCGGTGGAGGTAGAACAAGGAATATCCGGAATTTTGTGAGATAAATAGTAGCgttaataaaatccaaaataacCATAGCCAATGAAAAATTCAAActcttatatgtataaattgaaGTTGGCCGtattgtcataatataaaatgttttatatacatatattatagaattcTTATATTAACATGGTATAGTGAGTTTTTGTTTTCAGTTTGTTGATCTTGAATGACTTTGATAGTAcgtgattatatttatattaaccaAATACGTTTTCTTTTTACATCGATCATCAATATATTACACGCTAAATTCTACTGCGTCGCTATCCGCTACATACCTAACATGCATcccaataaaatgttaaaaacatttttttatgcaatttcgAAACTACAGGCCATTTGTGATTCACTTTTAGCTATTAGCTAGATCCATATAATATGTAGGGCGATTAATACGACACGGTGTTAGTCTTCAAACACGCGTCACCTGTATCAGCCGTTTGCTCTAGGCCTCAGACATGAAAAACTGCTATAAAAACATGCAGTTCGGTTAAAGATATCGTGGATACCACAACTTCTTAAATCTGAGGCCATCATTATTGAAGAATGCATATTAAGTTAATAATCAGGATGAGATCTCAAGATATTAGTGCATTAATTTGTCTGtgtttcaatatttaatgtaaacatatttttatattacattgtttgtattaaataattaattgtatcaAATTGTATGATacaaataatcatttaattaacTTACTGATAAAGTactttgcaataaatattaaaacatttaacattGAAACTAGAAATTGCTTTTCTCTAGGTCCATGCATTAACGGCTTTGGACGGGGGAGATCCGCGCGGTCGCCAGGGTCGGCGGATCTTAGCGACCGTCTTTACTCACGGCGCCAAGAGTCTAGAGGGAGCGCCAGACTCGAAATTCGGCTCAGGGCGCCCCGGTCATATTGATTGAGGAATGTATATGATTACCTTGTTCAGTCTTGTTGGTGAGCGGCTGCTGCGCGGCGGCGATGGGCAGCGGCGACTCGGGGCGCGTGCGAGCCacgtgcggcggcgcgtgcggcgcggcggaggGCGCCCCGCAGCCCGACGTGAAGGAGCGGCGCTGCGGCGACAGCACGATGCCGCCGCCGCTCGGCTCGCTCTCCTTGCGCACGCGCTCGCGCGGGTCCGCCGACCGGCGCTCGCGCTCGCGACCGAACACGCCCTGCGCGTAtacacaaacaattttattataatatccgAAATGCTTCTTGACCACACTATTGCGTGGTAAGATTGTTTTGTACGTTAGAGTAACTATACTtgcgtacaaaaaaaaatcccacCACACGGTAGTGTGTTAAAATTTTTGCCGGTTATATATAGTTAGTCAGTTCCAGTTACGGCCTAATTTGCTCTTGCAACAAATCTTTAAGTACCGTTGCTTTAAATACTCTCGTTGACAAGAGTCAAATTAAATCCTAAAGCCACGCTAACCTAAAAGTCTTATGCCGTAAGAAATACTGAAACAAATTTTCTGACTCCCAAATGTTTGCCTTTATGCGAGAATCGAACTCACGGCCTCTCTTCTCGAGCAGGCTGGACAACAAAAGTTGGATACCCTGGATACCCCGCTGGACCATAGAAGTTTTTACGTGTTAATTATCACAGTatacgtttttttattctttttatttaaacccTTACCTTATGGTTCTCATTGGGCGCGTCACCCTTGGCACCTCGGTCTTCTTCATTCGGCGAATCGGAACGTCTCTTCAAAACActgaaaaaaacaaaacaaatttaccaTTGCATGTCTCATTTATTACTGTAACCAAACCAGATGCAATAACATTTAACTACCCGCAATATCGCTTCGTAATCGTCACAACCAGCCAATGTTACGTAAACGAAACTCCGCAAATATTTTGGCCGATACAGTAGGTATTACAAGCTATTTCCAAACGGCGTCATTTATCGCGATAAGTTCGTAAGGATACGAACGAGTCATGCCGATAATCTTAATATTTATCACTGATCGGGAAATTTTTATCGAAGTAACTTCGCATAAGACAGGTATACGAGCCAGTGTGTCGCCATTTAGGTAGTAGTACACCCAAGAATAGAAACTTCATACGCATTCTGCTAATCGCTCCTATTAGGTTAATGAGGTAACAATTAACAAATACTCCTGTATAGTTTTTACTATATACAACTCTCTCCAAACTTTATGACCAACCAGAATTTAGCTCTTTACTCTCTCGAGTAGTTGCATTGCCATTTGCGCCAAACTTCGTGCCGGCCATAAAGAATGACTGTATTATATGACTTACAGCGCAAGAGCCTCGCAGCCCGCGAAGGCGTTTTCAGATTGCGTTTGACGAGCGGCGAATTGCGCAGGCGCAGCAGCTCCTCGCGGGTGTGGGTGAGCGGCCGCCGCGCCGGCCCCACCGCCAGCACCGCTGGgtcgccaccgccgccgcccgTCCCGCCGGACACGCCGTTCTCCTCGTGGCCTGagacaataaaattatgtacatctttataaatagtaaaagcTTCGGTATGGTCGCAGATATTTGCTaagttgataattttataaaaaaaaaatagtagcaGGCTGCCTTAAGATCCTATGAGTCCACCACCAATTCTAGGGTACAGCCGACCCGTCCCCTCTCACCCCCTGTCATATAAACAACTATGAGGAGGCCTAAGTTCAGTAGTAAGCGTCAAATAATTGATGATGAAGTCTTATAACCCAAAACAATACCGCCCGATGATCAAGTCACAGTACACCTACGATTCTCGACTTCAACTTAAGTATTTTAGGAAGTACTTTACATTGATAtctaaattttatacaaatttatttttgtattgtttaaataGTTACAAGGTCTTATGTCACACACCTCATTCAGTGGTACTTCTGGCTTACAGAAGCCACTGCATTATACAACCAAAGTTAGCCAACTTATTACTACAGACGCAAATTTCACAAAGCTAGAgaacaatcaaaatataatcacaATAATAGAAACTCAAGTTCATAACAATATAACGCTGCATCTACGCGAGGTGAATgaactttacataaatattgatagATATTGACACGGCTCGGAACGACGATGATGACGTGACGATACCTATTCTATTGAAGCCTGTTGAACTGCTATTTGTAAACGTGCAACattcatttcaatttaatacttgTAGCATTTGTTTATCATTTCATTCTATGACCGGACCTCAATGTTAGTTGgctatgaaaaattattaatcaacaGCACgctatagtttaatatttaattgtagttttattataaacatacttATCTTTAAAGGCTTAATTTGTTATCTAACTTAGCTAGATAAAAAATCAATAGCTAATAGCTTCCTATCAGTATTATTTGTTTCTATTAATTCCTCTATCAATCAATCGATGCCATTGCATTCGCACTTTCCGTGCATAACCAGTCCGGTGTTTATTTACATGCGCCAGCGCATAAAACGTCAAATATAGCGCGTGGCGAGGAACATTATCGCGAAGCTAGATATCGTGGCGCGACAAAATAAACACGCAGCCCGTGTCGCCGCGACCGATGTCGGTCGCGCAATGCAACGTTTATTTCGAACGCTAGCCATTCGGGCTATTTACATTCGTCAGCGAGTAAGCGTCGAATAAAGTATGATAACGGCGTTGAATAATACTGTAATTTGgctaaatttatataatgttatagacGACCTGATAAAGGTCACAGGAAGCAGACCGCTTCCAACAGGTTGcaatggaaatctttagggagaACTAGGTTCAGCATTGAGCAAtcaactaatacaaaaatattggaGAAATGCGTTGAACTCGCGCATCGAGGGATCCGTAAAAACTTcataggtaggtatattatgAAAGCATCTAACATTATTGCTCTTACTAAAAGTCAAACTAGATTAGGACAAATTTGGTCTTTGCCGTTCGATATCTAGATACAGTTATTGTACCAATCGCAAATGATAAAGTTTctaatagtaattttttttttgggttgtACTTTGGTACATTATTACGGCTTCAGATACTTAATTTTACATGCCATTAATTACAGGTAAGGATTCTTGGctaatttcatgattctagatcCACGGAAAATACCTTAAAGTTAtaattcc comes from Manduca sexta isolate Smith_Timp_Sample1 unplaced genomic scaffold, JHU_Msex_v1.0 HiC_scaffold_3522, whole genome shotgun sequence and encodes:
- the LOC119193017 gene encoding LOW QUALITY PROTEIN: eukaryotic translation initiation factor 4E transporter-like (The sequence of the model RefSeq protein was modified relative to this genomic sequence to represent the inferred CDS: inserted 1 base in 1 codon) gives rise to the protein LLLFFFYKIINLANICDHTEAFTIYKDVHNFIVSGHEENGVSGGTGGGGGDPAVLAVGPARRPLTHTREELLRLRNSPLVKRNXENAFAGCEALALVLKRRSDSPNEEDRGAKGDAPNENHKGVFGRERERRSADPRERVRKESEPSGGGIVLSPQRRSFTSGCGAPSAAPHAPPHVARTRPESPLPIAAAQQPLTNKTEQGGRRIGSGRILVRDVSGTWDDCDYRNEHRAEHRPEHRPEHRAEPYRPPRERDHRANGDRFERRSFSRDTFSSDMKRERDDRFNNDKPRDREDNRRSGGRYSNRRYDKDEEPEWFSGGPTSQLETIELRGFDDPPKKNGTTNNNKDGDKWNSSGTRSPLERWRETSSPVQQPAETADTSNDKDSGVDSKTEEAQSNNEQPEFNLDEFLKFDTIPDVLTNGSGETEGGSRFSRWFRRESPTNEARHYERLLHNMVDELDSSPRAESAAGVAGAGGAAGAAG